In Triplophysa rosa linkage group LG7, Trosa_1v2, whole genome shotgun sequence, the following proteins share a genomic window:
- the etv5b gene encoding ETS translocation variant 5b isoform X2, whose product MDRFYDQQVPLMVPPNKSHMQEPTYRPFSDRKRKFVDTELAQDTEELFQDLSQLQEIWIAEAQVPDEEQFVPDFQSDNLMFHGPPQTKVKRELSPGREFSQCGQEQRLSPYGEKCHYNYSAFDRKPFSFNKPLTPPSTPASPFGSSASAATHPLPKRVMPPAQTQSHGPPLLPGSSHRSTPPHQRAQAPLHSQNPPFAVPCPPGKHPEASYNTEHRFHRQLSEPCLPFPQSDGRCQTPYPPQSPNHFHRNSRPPYHRQMSEPMVPMPPHGFKKEIVDPRYNDQCEQSMGPPRAPLFHQMSIKQEPRDFGFDSVQNCQSSFGKSGNFYGANNEGFAYDGESHLYYDDACVVPDRLEGKLKQEGGMIREGPPYQRRGSLQLWQFLVTLLDDPANSPFIAWTGRGLEFKLIEPEEVARRWGIQKNRPAMNYDKLSRSLRYYYEKGIMQKVKVAGERYVYKFVCDPDALFSMAFPDNQRPSLKADPESLQVPEDDTVPLSHFEEPNSVAYPGEPRDQCLAGPSFPDNYVY is encoded by the exons ATGGACAGGTTTTACGACCAGCAGGTCCCTTTGATGGTGCCTCCTAAT AAGTCTCATATGCAGGAACCGACATACAGGCCTTTCAGTGACCGAAAGAGGAAGTTTGTTGACACAGAGCTGGCACAGGATACAGAGG aGCTCTTTCAAGATCTGAGCCAGCTACAAGAGATCTGGATTGCAGAAG CTCAGGTACCAGATGAAGAACAGTTTGTTCCAGATTTCCAGTCGGATAACT TGATGTTTCATGGACCCCCTCAAACAAAAGTGAAGAGGGAACTGAGTCCAGGCAGGGAGTTTTCCCAATGTGGACAAGAGCAAAGACTCTCTCCCTATGGAGAGAAGTGCCATTATAACTACAG TGCCTTTGACAGGAAGCCATTTTCTTTTAACAAGCCCTTGACGCCCCCCTCCACTCCGGCATCGCCCTTTGGCTCCTCCGCCAGTGCAGCGACACACCCTCTGCCAAAAAGAGTGATGCCTCCAGCACAAACCCAGTCACATGGGCCACCACTATTGCCTGGCTCCTCCCACCGCTCCACGCCACCCCATCAGAGAGCACAGGCTCCTCTCCACAGTCAAAACCCACCTTTTGCTGTGCCCTGCCCACCTGGCAAACACCCAGAAGCCTCGTACAACACGGAACACAG GTTCCACCGGCAACTTTCTGAGCCCTGTCTGCCCTTCCCGCAATCAGATGGCCGTTGTCAGACACCTTACCCCCCACAGAGCCCTAACCACTTTCACCGGAATAGCCGGCCCCCGTACCACCGGCAGATGTCTGAACCAATGGTGCCCATGCCTCCCCACGGCTTCAAAAAGGAGATTGTGGATCCTCGCTACAATGACCAGTGTGAACAGAGCATGGGTCCTCCTCGCGCCCCGCTGTTCCACCAGATGTCAATCAAACAGGAGCCCAGAGACTTTGGCTTTGACTCGG TACAAAACTGCCAGTCATCTTTTGGCAAATCAGGAAACTTCTATGGAGCAAATAATGAGG GTTTTGCGTATGACGGAGAGTCCCACCTCTATTACGACGATGCATGTGTGGTTCCAGACAGGCTGGAAGGAAAGCTAAAGCAGGAAGGTGGGATGATCAGGGAGGGTCCGCCATACCAACGGAGGGGATCTTTGCAACTCTGGCAGTTTTTGGTCACTCTGCTGGACGACCCAGCCAACAGCCCCTTCATCGCTTGGACCGGGCGTGGACTTGAGTTTAAACTCATAGAACCGGAGGAG GTTGCTCGACGTTGGGGTATCCAGAAGAACAGGCCTGCGATGAACTATGACAAGCTGAGCCGCTCGCTGCGTTACTATTACGAGAAGGGCATCATGCAGAAGGTAAAG GTTGCTGGAGAACGGTACGTGTATAAGTTTGTGTGTGATCCAGATGCCCTCTTCTCCATGGCGTTCCCTGACAACCAGAGACCCAGTCTGAAGGCCGATCCCGAAAGTCTGCAAGTTCCAGAGGACGATACTGTTCCACTCTCTCACTTTGAAGAGCCTAACAGTGTCGCCTATCCAGGAGAACCCAGGGACCAGTGCTTAGCGGGGCCATCTTTTCCTGACAATTACGTATACTGA
- the gca gene encoding grancalcin isoform X2 produces MAYPGYNSYGGPMPGVPAQGMPMPGVPAGIPAAGGYPGQPYGGYPGSFPAPPVQDPMWGYFTAIAGQDGEVDAEELQRCLTQTGISAFSLETCRIMIAMLDRDYTGKMGFNEFKELFAVLNGWKQNFVMVDRDGSGTVEAHELSQCITNMGYRITPQALNCIIKRYSRSGKIYFDDFVACCVKLRSLTDNFRRRDTMHQGMVNFQYDDFILCTMAV; encoded by the exons ATGGCGTACCCAGGATATAACAGT TATGGTGGCCCAATGCCAGGGGTCCCAGCTCAGGGTATGCCAATGCCAGGGGTGCCAGCTGGAATTCCTGCTGCGGGTGGATACCCAGGACAACCATATGGGGGATACCCTGGGAGCTTTCCTGCTCCCCCTGTGCAAGATCCAATGTGGGGATATTTCACAGCCATAGCCGGACAG GATGGTGAAGTTGATGCTGAAGAACTCCAAAGGTGCCTCACCCAGACTGGAATCAGTG CCTTTAGTTTGGAAACTTGCAGGATTATGATCGCCATGCTGGAT AGAGATTACACTGGAAAGATGGGCTTCAATGAGTTTAAAGAACTCTTTGCAGTGCTAAATGGCTGGAAGCAGAACTTTGTTATGGTGGATAGGGACGGCAGTGGAACCGTGGAAGCTCACGAGTTGTCCCAGTGTATTACAAACATGG GATACAGAATTACCCCACAAGCGCTGAACTGCATCATCAAACGTTATAGCCGGTCAGGGAAGATCTACTTTGATGACTTTGTGGCGTGTTGTGTGAAGCTAAGATCACTCACAG ACAACTTCAGGAGGAGAGACACGATGCATCAGGGCATGGTGAACTTTCAGTATGATGAT TTCATCCTGTGTACCATGGCTGTCTGA
- the gca gene encoding grancalcin isoform X1, translated as MAYPGYNSYGGPMPGVPAQGMPMPGVPAGIPAAGGYPGQPYGGYPGSFPAPPVQDPMWGYFTAIAGQDGEVDAEELQRCLTQTGISGTYNPFSLETCRIMIAMLDRDYTGKMGFNEFKELFAVLNGWKQNFVMVDRDGSGTVEAHELSQCITNMGYRITPQALNCIIKRYSRSGKIYFDDFVACCVKLRSLTDNFRRRDTMHQGMVNFQYDDFILCTMAV; from the exons ATGGCGTACCCAGGATATAACAGT TATGGTGGCCCAATGCCAGGGGTCCCAGCTCAGGGTATGCCAATGCCAGGGGTGCCAGCTGGAATTCCTGCTGCGGGTGGATACCCAGGACAACCATATGGGGGATACCCTGGGAGCTTTCCTGCTCCCCCTGTGCAAGATCCAATGTGGGGATATTTCACAGCCATAGCCGGACAG GATGGTGAAGTTGATGCTGAAGAACTCCAAAGGTGCCTCACCCAGACTGGAATCAGTGGTACCTACAATC CCTTTAGTTTGGAAACTTGCAGGATTATGATCGCCATGCTGGAT AGAGATTACACTGGAAAGATGGGCTTCAATGAGTTTAAAGAACTCTTTGCAGTGCTAAATGGCTGGAAGCAGAACTTTGTTATGGTGGATAGGGACGGCAGTGGAACCGTGGAAGCTCACGAGTTGTCCCAGTGTATTACAAACATGG GATACAGAATTACCCCACAAGCGCTGAACTGCATCATCAAACGTTATAGCCGGTCAGGGAAGATCTACTTTGATGACTTTGTGGCGTGTTGTGTGAAGCTAAGATCACTCACAG ACAACTTCAGGAGGAGAGACACGATGCATCAGGGCATGGTGAACTTTCAGTATGATGAT TTCATCCTGTGTACCATGGCTGTCTGA
- the etv5b gene encoding ETS translocation variant 5b isoform X3, whose product MDRFYDQQVPLMVPPNKSHMQEPTYRPFSDRKRKFVDTELAQDTEELFQDLSQLQEIWIAEAQVPDEEQFVPDFQSDNLMFHGPPQTKVKRELSPGREFSQCGQEQRLSPYGEKCHYNYSAFDRKPFSFNKPLTPPSTPASPFGSSASAATHPLPKRVMPPAQTQSHGPPLLPGSSHRSTPPHQRAQAPLHSQNPPFAVPCPPGKHPEASYNTEHRFHRQLSEPCLPFPQSDGRCQTPYPPQSPNHFHRNSRPPYHRQMSEPMVPMPPHGFKKEIVDPRYNDQCEQSMGPPRAPLFHQMSIKQEPRDFGFDSEVQNCQSSFGKSGNFYGANNEGFAYDGESHLYYDDACVVPDRLEGKLKQEGGMIREGPPYQRRGSLQLWQFLVTLLDDPANSPFIAWTGRGLEFKLIEPEEVARRWGIQKNRPAMNYDKLSRSLRYYYEKGIMQKVAGERYVYKFVCDPDALFSMAFPDNQRPSLKADPESLQVPEDDTVPLSHFEEPNSVAYPGEPRDQCLAGPSFPDNYVY is encoded by the exons ATGGACAGGTTTTACGACCAGCAGGTCCCTTTGATGGTGCCTCCTAAT AAGTCTCATATGCAGGAACCGACATACAGGCCTTTCAGTGACCGAAAGAGGAAGTTTGTTGACACAGAGCTGGCACAGGATACAGAGG aGCTCTTTCAAGATCTGAGCCAGCTACAAGAGATCTGGATTGCAGAAG CTCAGGTACCAGATGAAGAACAGTTTGTTCCAGATTTCCAGTCGGATAACT TGATGTTTCATGGACCCCCTCAAACAAAAGTGAAGAGGGAACTGAGTCCAGGCAGGGAGTTTTCCCAATGTGGACAAGAGCAAAGACTCTCTCCCTATGGAGAGAAGTGCCATTATAACTACAG TGCCTTTGACAGGAAGCCATTTTCTTTTAACAAGCCCTTGACGCCCCCCTCCACTCCGGCATCGCCCTTTGGCTCCTCCGCCAGTGCAGCGACACACCCTCTGCCAAAAAGAGTGATGCCTCCAGCACAAACCCAGTCACATGGGCCACCACTATTGCCTGGCTCCTCCCACCGCTCCACGCCACCCCATCAGAGAGCACAGGCTCCTCTCCACAGTCAAAACCCACCTTTTGCTGTGCCCTGCCCACCTGGCAAACACCCAGAAGCCTCGTACAACACGGAACACAG GTTCCACCGGCAACTTTCTGAGCCCTGTCTGCCCTTCCCGCAATCAGATGGCCGTTGTCAGACACCTTACCCCCCACAGAGCCCTAACCACTTTCACCGGAATAGCCGGCCCCCGTACCACCGGCAGATGTCTGAACCAATGGTGCCCATGCCTCCCCACGGCTTCAAAAAGGAGATTGTGGATCCTCGCTACAATGACCAGTGTGAACAGAGCATGGGTCCTCCTCGCGCCCCGCTGTTCCACCAGATGTCAATCAAACAGGAGCCCAGAGACTTTGGCTTTGACTCGG AAGTACAAAACTGCCAGTCATCTTTTGGCAAATCAGGAAACTTCTATGGAGCAAATAATGAGG GTTTTGCGTATGACGGAGAGTCCCACCTCTATTACGACGATGCATGTGTGGTTCCAGACAGGCTGGAAGGAAAGCTAAAGCAGGAAGGTGGGATGATCAGGGAGGGTCCGCCATACCAACGGAGGGGATCTTTGCAACTCTGGCAGTTTTTGGTCACTCTGCTGGACGACCCAGCCAACAGCCCCTTCATCGCTTGGACCGGGCGTGGACTTGAGTTTAAACTCATAGAACCGGAGGAG GTTGCTCGACGTTGGGGTATCCAGAAGAACAGGCCTGCGATGAACTATGACAAGCTGAGCCGCTCGCTGCGTTACTATTACGAGAAGGGCATCATGCAGAAG GTTGCTGGAGAACGGTACGTGTATAAGTTTGTGTGTGATCCAGATGCCCTCTTCTCCATGGCGTTCCCTGACAACCAGAGACCCAGTCTGAAGGCCGATCCCGAAAGTCTGCAAGTTCCAGAGGACGATACTGTTCCACTCTCTCACTTTGAAGAGCCTAACAGTGTCGCCTATCCAGGAGAACCCAGGGACCAGTGCTTAGCGGGGCCATCTTTTCCTGACAATTACGTATACTGA
- the etv5b gene encoding ETS translocation variant 5b isoform X1, whose product MDRFYDQQVPLMVPPNKSHMQEPTYRPFSDRKRKFVDTELAQDTEELFQDLSQLQEIWIAEAQVPDEEQFVPDFQSDNLMFHGPPQTKVKRELSPGREFSQCGQEQRLSPYGEKCHYNYSAFDRKPFSFNKPLTPPSTPASPFGSSASAATHPLPKRVMPPAQTQSHGPPLLPGSSHRSTPPHQRAQAPLHSQNPPFAVPCPPGKHPEASYNTEHRFHRQLSEPCLPFPQSDGRCQTPYPPQSPNHFHRNSRPPYHRQMSEPMVPMPPHGFKKEIVDPRYNDQCEQSMGPPRAPLFHQMSIKQEPRDFGFDSEVQNCQSSFGKSGNFYGANNEGFAYDGESHLYYDDACVVPDRLEGKLKQEGGMIREGPPYQRRGSLQLWQFLVTLLDDPANSPFIAWTGRGLEFKLIEPEEVARRWGIQKNRPAMNYDKLSRSLRYYYEKGIMQKVKVAGERYVYKFVCDPDALFSMAFPDNQRPSLKADPESLQVPEDDTVPLSHFEEPNSVAYPGEPRDQCLAGPSFPDNYVY is encoded by the exons ATGGACAGGTTTTACGACCAGCAGGTCCCTTTGATGGTGCCTCCTAAT AAGTCTCATATGCAGGAACCGACATACAGGCCTTTCAGTGACCGAAAGAGGAAGTTTGTTGACACAGAGCTGGCACAGGATACAGAGG aGCTCTTTCAAGATCTGAGCCAGCTACAAGAGATCTGGATTGCAGAAG CTCAGGTACCAGATGAAGAACAGTTTGTTCCAGATTTCCAGTCGGATAACT TGATGTTTCATGGACCCCCTCAAACAAAAGTGAAGAGGGAACTGAGTCCAGGCAGGGAGTTTTCCCAATGTGGACAAGAGCAAAGACTCTCTCCCTATGGAGAGAAGTGCCATTATAACTACAG TGCCTTTGACAGGAAGCCATTTTCTTTTAACAAGCCCTTGACGCCCCCCTCCACTCCGGCATCGCCCTTTGGCTCCTCCGCCAGTGCAGCGACACACCCTCTGCCAAAAAGAGTGATGCCTCCAGCACAAACCCAGTCACATGGGCCACCACTATTGCCTGGCTCCTCCCACCGCTCCACGCCACCCCATCAGAGAGCACAGGCTCCTCTCCACAGTCAAAACCCACCTTTTGCTGTGCCCTGCCCACCTGGCAAACACCCAGAAGCCTCGTACAACACGGAACACAG GTTCCACCGGCAACTTTCTGAGCCCTGTCTGCCCTTCCCGCAATCAGATGGCCGTTGTCAGACACCTTACCCCCCACAGAGCCCTAACCACTTTCACCGGAATAGCCGGCCCCCGTACCACCGGCAGATGTCTGAACCAATGGTGCCCATGCCTCCCCACGGCTTCAAAAAGGAGATTGTGGATCCTCGCTACAATGACCAGTGTGAACAGAGCATGGGTCCTCCTCGCGCCCCGCTGTTCCACCAGATGTCAATCAAACAGGAGCCCAGAGACTTTGGCTTTGACTCGG AAGTACAAAACTGCCAGTCATCTTTTGGCAAATCAGGAAACTTCTATGGAGCAAATAATGAGG GTTTTGCGTATGACGGAGAGTCCCACCTCTATTACGACGATGCATGTGTGGTTCCAGACAGGCTGGAAGGAAAGCTAAAGCAGGAAGGTGGGATGATCAGGGAGGGTCCGCCATACCAACGGAGGGGATCTTTGCAACTCTGGCAGTTTTTGGTCACTCTGCTGGACGACCCAGCCAACAGCCCCTTCATCGCTTGGACCGGGCGTGGACTTGAGTTTAAACTCATAGAACCGGAGGAG GTTGCTCGACGTTGGGGTATCCAGAAGAACAGGCCTGCGATGAACTATGACAAGCTGAGCCGCTCGCTGCGTTACTATTACGAGAAGGGCATCATGCAGAAGGTAAAG GTTGCTGGAGAACGGTACGTGTATAAGTTTGTGTGTGATCCAGATGCCCTCTTCTCCATGGCGTTCCCTGACAACCAGAGACCCAGTCTGAAGGCCGATCCCGAAAGTCTGCAAGTTCCAGAGGACGATACTGTTCCACTCTCTCACTTTGAAGAGCCTAACAGTGTCGCCTATCCAGGAGAACCCAGGGACCAGTGCTTAGCGGGGCCATCTTTTCCTGACAATTACGTATACTGA